Below is a genomic region from Microbacterium sp. KUDC0406.
CGACGAGGATCCAGGCGGGCGGCAGCGCGGTGCCGGGAGGCACAGCCGCCTGCAGCGTCTCCGTGTAGCCGGACAGCCCTGCGAAGTCGGCCCGCAGCCAGCCGAACGCCAGCGCGATCAGCATCGCGAGCACGACGACCGCCACCGTGCCGAACAGGGCGATCACGCTCAACCACACCACCCGCTTCGCGGGCCGCAGCGGCCACATACCGAGGAAGCGCAGGCGCTGGCCGCGCGGCACCGGGCGCATCGCCAGCATGACGATCAGCACAGCGGCGGCCGGCGCGTACATCATCACCGGCAGCAGCGCTCCCGCGAAAGGCGTAGCCAGGCCGTCGCCCAGCCAGAGCGGCAGCGCGACCAGCCAGGCCAGAGCGCAGGCAAGCACCACGTAGGCGACGATCGCACCGAGGCCGATGCGCACCGGGACGCTGTCCGACTCGGTCCGCTCGACGGCGGGATTCTGATCGGTCATGCTCCTTCTCCTTCACGGTCGGTCAGGCTCTGCGATGCCGCACCCTCGGCGCGGGCGAGGTAGGCCTGGAGCACGGCGGCGCCCACCTCGGCGCCGTCGACGGTCACCACCAGCGGGCGTTTGTCGCGCCGTTCCACCTCGATGGCGGGTCCGGTGCGGAGCACGATGCCGGTGCGTCCGTCCAGCCCGAGGCGCCAGCCGAAACTGCCGAACTCCCCGAAGGGATGGCACTCGACGGCACGCGCAGCGACGATCTCGTCGAGAGGCACCTGCGTGCGCGGCCAGCCGATCTGGGAGCGGACGGACAGCCCGTCGGGGCCCGCCTTCACCCGGAACGATGCCGATGACGCGAACGCGAAGCCGATGATGAGCAGCGTCAGCAGCGGAATCCAGGCAGCCTCGGCGGCCTGGACGACCAGCACTGCCGTGACGCCGACGACGAGGAGCACGACCACCCCGATGACGGTCATCGCGACCCGCGACATCGTCGCCGTCGCCATCCAGACCACTCGCTCGCCGGCCGAGATCGACGCCATGTGAACCGGCTGCAGCGGCGCTGCCGGGATGGGATGCACGTGCGGCTGCACGAACCAGCCGACTGCGCCCAGCCCGAGCAGCACCACGAATCCGAGGATCACGATGCCGCCGATGCCGCCCACCTCCGACGCGTCCTTCAGGCCGCGCTGGATCGCCACCGACCCGCCGTTGATGACGGCGCTGAAACCGGAGAGACCCAGGGCCATCGCCCCGAGCAGACGCGCGGCGCCGCCCCACTGGTGCCGGGCCGCACCGAGCGTGCTCAGCACCATCAGCAGCGGCAGCCCCAGCCCGAGGCCGACGGCCAGCCAGACGTAGGTGGCCGGTGCTCCGAACCCGTCGACGCCGTTCACCCCCCAGTGCGTGGCGGCGGGGTCGGGCAGTTCAGGCAGCCAGGCGAGGATCAGGCCGGTCGCGATCGCCGTGATCACCACGGGCGCGACGAGGCCCACCAGCACGAGGGCCCGGCGCGCGCGACAGAGGTCGGCCGCGGGCACCGCGGTCACCTGGCGGTCAGCAGGATGTTCGGTCATGGCGTCGTCTCCTTGATGAGTGCGGCGATGGTCGCGGGGGTGAGGCCGAGGAGCGCGCCCCGGCGCACGAGGTCGGTGATGTCGTCGGCGAGCTCGGCGAGGGGTTCCGCGGTCGCGGCGACCACTGCCCCGCGCCCGCGGCGCAGGTCGACGAGCCCTTCGGCGCGCAGCTCCTGATAGGCGCGCAGCACGGTGTGCACGTTCACGTCGATCGCGTCGGCGACCTCGCGCGCGGCGGGGAGCCGGTCGCCGGGACGCAGCCGCCCGGCGAGCACCTCGCCGCGCACGGATGCCGCGATCTGCTCGAACAGCGGCCGGGAGCTCTCGGGATCGATCCGGATCAGCATGCCCACCTCCTCTGCGCACTTATTCTATTATAACTAGAACAATCTTTGTGCGGAGAGTCCAACCGATCCCGTTCCGCACGAGACAGACCGGCAGACTGACGCCATGCGCATCACTCCCCGTCGCCTCGCCGTGGGCATGTCCCTGTGGATCCCGAACCTGTTCAGCGGCATCCGCGTGCGCCGCTTCGCCGACGACTGGACGCACGCCACCGTCGAGCTGCACGTGAACCTGTTCACCCGCAACTATGTGAAGACCGCCTTCGGCGGCTCGATGTCGGCGATGACCGATCCGTACTTCTTCATGCTCGTGATGCACCAGCTCGGCCGCGACCACGTCGTCTGGGACACCCGCGGCGAGATCGAGTTCCTCAAGCCGGGGCGCGGCGTGCTCACCGCGGAGTTCTCGGTGACGCGCGAGAAGGCCGAGGAGCTGCGCGAGCGCGCCCGCGGCGGCGCCAAGGTGCTGGAGTGGTTCGAGACCGCCATCACCGACAGCGACGGCGATGTCGTCGCCCGGGTGCGGCGCGAGGTCTACGTGCGGGAGAAGAAGCGGGTCACCGCAGCGCGCGGCTGAGTTCGCTCACCGGAGCGGCGGCCCGGCGAGATGCATCCCCCGACCCACCTCGTATGCCTCGGCCAGCCACTGGGCGAACGTGTCGTCCATCTCGTCGAGCGACGTGACACGGAAGTAGTGCACGAACAGGCGGCTGACGTAGGGAGCCGACCGCCGGATGCGCGGGTCGGACTCGATCGTGCGCGGCAGGTCGAGGTAGCCGCGCAGGTGTCCGTCGCCCGGGATCACGCCGGCGAAGCCCCGCCGTTCACCCTTGATCGTGATCGCGGACTTGTTGACCGCGTAGACGAACGGCCCGCACTCTTCAGCCATCTCGATGAAGCGGTCGTAGAGAGCCACGACCTCCGCCGACTTCCCGGTCAGATACTGCTCGACAGTCCATTCCTGGTCCATCCGGCGATGCTAGCCGAGACCCCGGACATCGGGACGGGGTCACCGATTCCACTGACGAAGCTTGTCCGGGTTGCATACCATCCAGATCCTCGAGATCAGGGCGGACCGGCCCTCGGCGGTCAGCACGGCGACGACCGTCTGTTCCCGAGCCAGGACCAGCCCCGGAACTCCGTTGACCGAGGCGATGGTGAACGTGGTTTCCGGAGCGGCGAAGGCGAGCAGCTCGGACGCGGTGTCGAACCGTCCCTCCAGGGGCATGGCCGGGGCGGGGTGCGGCCGCCGCCGTCGACGATCATGACGACATCGGGGTGAAGAAGGTCTCGAGCCGCGCCCTCGTCGTGAGAGAGCAGAGCGCCGGCAAGTCGTTCCAGCGCCTCGCGGTCAGCAGCATCGTGGCGTCGCCGGCGCAGCCACGCGGGGTGATGGCCTCGGCTCATGCGCCGACCGCGTTGAGCCGGCTGAGCTTCTCGGGACTCATGACCCAGAGCAGCTGGAGAATCCCTTCGCTCGACGTCGTCGCCGTCACCAGCGTCGTGATCCGCCCCTCCTCCTCGAGCGTCGCCGCCGACTGCCCGTTCACGTGCACCCACTCGATCTTCTTGCCCGTCCAGAAGTGACTCGCGAACGCGGCGACGAACTTCGCCACCCGGCTGCGCCCGATCACCGGAATACGCGCCGCGAGTCTCGCACCGTTCCCGTCGCTGTAGCTCACGACGTCGGCGGCGAACAGCGCTTCGAGTTCTTGGGCGTCGCCCTTCTGCGCCGCCGTCAGGAAGGCCTCCAGCAGATGACGCTGCGCAGCGGTGTCCACCGGGGTGTTCCGGGGCGAGGACAGGTGCGCTCGTGCGCGGCTGACCAGTTGTCTGGCGTTCACGACGCTGCTGGAGATCACCTCGGCGATCCGTGGATAGGGGTAGTCGAAGGCCTCCCTCAGGATGTACGCGGCGCGCTCTGTCGGCGTGAGCCTCTCCAAGGTCAGAAGGATCGCGAACTGCAGCGCCTCGGCGCGCTCTGCTCCGAGGGCGGGATCGTCCTCGGTGTTGACCGGCTCCGGAAGCCACGGTCCGATGTAGGTCTCCCTGCGTGCGTGGGAGGATCGCAGCACGTTGATCGCCAGGCGCGTCGTGATGGTCGTGAGGAAGGCCACGGGCTCCTGGATGCTCGTCCGATCGGTGTTCTGCCACCGGATCCATGTCTCCTGCAGGATGTCCTCCGCATCGGCGACAGTGCTCAGCATCCGATACGCGATACCGAAGAGATGCCGGCGGTGCGCGTCGAAGACCGCGAGCGCGTCGTCGAGATCGGCGCCGTCGTCGGTCGCAGAGGTGCGAGCGCGCTTCCCGTCGTCCATTCCCATGACCTATCGCGCTCCGACGAGGGCGCGGCGGCCCTGGTCGTGCACCCAGGACTCGAGTGTCGTGGCCGCGACTCGCATCGGCTCCCTCGGCAGCAGGAGGTCACCGGAGATGTTGAACCCGACGGGCGCCGTCGCGTCGTCGTCGACGACGTAGCGCGGGTCGTGATCGCGCCGCAGAACGCGACGCACGAATTCGGGAAGCGCCATCCTCTCCGGACCGGCGAAGTCGAAGGCGTCGTTGAGAGGATGCCCCAGCGCGAGTTCCGCGAGAGCGCCGGCGACGTCGGATGCCGCGATGGGCTGCACGTGTTTCGACGGGAGGTGCACCGTGTCCTCCTTCGTGTTCCATTCGGCGATCCTGCGTGCGAAGTCGTAGAACTGGGTTGCTCGCACGATGGAGAATCCGGTCGACCCTGCCTTCACCAGGTCTTCCTGTGCGCCCTTCGCGGCGAAGTATCCGTCATCGGTCACGCGATCCGCCCCGACGATCGACAGCACGATGTGATGCCTCACGCCCGCCCGCGCTTCGGCATCCAGGAGGTGGCTGGTCGAGTCCTCGAAGAAGCGACGCGCCGCGGCGCCCGAGAGGTCAGGAGTGTTGGTCGCGTCCACCACGGCATCGGCGTACTCGAGCGCGGCGTCGAGCCCCTTCCCCGTCGTCGCGTCGACTCCCGTACTCGGCGATGCCACGACCACCGCCTGAGCTCGTCGCTGCAACTCCTCGACGACCATTCGCCCCACCTGGCCGGTTCCACCCGCCACAACGATCCGCATCTCGCCCGCTCCGTCTCTGGACCTGCGCCCGTTGCGCGGTCCGTCCTCTGCAACGACTGACCGCGCAGCCCGTCGAACTGTGACAACACGTCAAGATCCCTGCACCGACAGACCCATCATCCGCCCATTCCTGCGAGCGTGGTGTCCCGCACCGCAGCATCACGCGGGACACCACGCACGGGTCGGTCATGCCACGGTCGGCTGCGGATTCGCGACGTACGCCCTGCCCGCCGAGGCGATGACCTCGGCGACGATGTCGGGATGGGACACGGGCGTCGCGTGGGATGCGCCGGCGATCTCCCGCGTGCCCCGCGATGCGGCGCGCTCGGCACCGGCACGCAGCACCGCGACCGGGATGTTCAGGTCCTGATCGCCGAACACGTGCCATGACGGGATGCTCTTCCATGCGGGGTTCGGTGCGGACACACTGTCCGAGAGCGCAGCCTCGGTGACCGGCCGCTGAGTGGCGGCCATGAGCGCTGCGACCTCTGCCGGGACGTCGGCGGCGAACTGGTGGTGGAACACCTCCTGCCGGATTGCGAACTCGTTGCCCCCGTTGCCACGGGGTATGCGGCGAGCGCCTCGCCGAGAGTGCTGCCGGGCTCGCTGGTGGACAGTTCGAAGGCGCTCTGGCCCGTCTCCGGGACGAAGGCGGATACGTAGACCAGTCCGATGACGGCGGTGCTGTCCGCCGCGGCCTCGGTGATGACGAGACCGCCGTAGGAGTGACCGACGAGGACGACGGGGCCGTCGATCGAGGCGATCACGTCGCGGACGTATGCGGCGTCTCCGGCGAGACTGCGCAGCGGATTCGCGACGGCGACTGCGGTGACTCCGTGGCTCTGCAGCCGTTCGATGACGCCGTTCCAGGAAGCGGACTCCGCGAACGCGCCGTGGACGAGGACGATGGTCGGTCTCTGATCGGTCATGATCTTCTCTCTTGTCGGGTGTGACTCGGATCGGGCCCCGACCGCACGCGGTCGCGTGCGGTCATGCAGAGGCCCTTGCAGACAAGACCGGGCAGCCCGGGCGACTGTGACGATGCGCTGCCACCGGGACTCTCGGAGCCGGCCTGTCACAGATGAAGCGAGTCGCGTGTCACCCAGGTGCGCGAGGAATTCCCCGCGCATCCATCTGGCGATGAAGGAGCGACATGAGAATCACGGTCATCGGAGGAACGGGACTGATCGGCACGAAGCTCGTCAGAGCGCTGCGAGAGGCGGGGCACGACGTCCTCGCCGCCGCGCGGGCGACCGGCGTCAACTCCTACACGGGCGAGGGACTGAGCGATGCGCTGGAAGGCGCAGAGGTCCTGATCGACGTCTCCAATTCGTCGTACACCGACGAGGCTGCAGCGCAGGAGTTCTTCTACGTCTCCACCATCAACCTGCTCAGTTACGGCGAGGCGGCGGGCGTGAAGCACCACGTCGCGCTCTCGGTGGTCGGCACCGACCGCCTGGCTCGCGCGGAGGGCGGATACTTCGTCGCCAAGCAGGAGCAGGAGCGGCTCATCATGGCGTCGGGACGGCCGTACTCCCTCGTCCACGCCACCCAGTTCTTCGAGTTCATCCGCAACATCACCGACCATGCCGTCCGCACCGGCGCGGTGCGCGTCGCCGACGTCCTCGTGCAGCCCATGGCCGCCGACGATGTGGCCGACGCCGTCGCTCGGGTCTCCCTCGGTCAGGCGCGCTACGCCACCGTCGAGTACGGCGGGCCGGAGATCTTCAGCCTCACCGAGCTGGCGAAGATCGATCTCCGATCGCGCAAGGACGACCGTGAGGTCGCCCCCGACCCTCTGGGCACGTATTTCGGCGCGCGCCTGGCGAGCCGCGACCTGCTTCCGGAGGCGACCGCGACGATCGCTCCGACCAGATATCACGACTGGCGCCTCCGGAGGCCTCTGGTCGACGCCGTCGAGTGAACCCCTCTTCCTGCCGCCCTGTCACACCTGTCGGCCTCGCCCGGTCATGACTGGTGTACGCCGCCTCGGCGTCACGGAACGAAGAACGAAAGGGCATGTCATGGCAAAGATCGTCGTCATCGGAGGCACCGGCCTCATCGGGTCCAAGGTCGTCGCGAAGCTGACCGAACACGGCCACGAGGCCGTCGCGGCCTCACCGAACACCGGCGTCAACGCCGTCACGGGTGAGGGTCTCACGGAGGTGGTCGAAGGCGCCTCGACGGTCGTCGACGTCTCCAACTCCCCTTCTTTCGCACCGGATGACGTGCTCGAGTTCTTCACGACCTCGACCCGGAATCTGATCGATGCCGAGCGCATCGCCGGAGTCACCCACCACGTCGCCCTCACGATCGTCGGCACCGA
It encodes:
- a CDS encoding alpha/beta fold hydrolase, whose product is MTDQRPTIVLVHGAFAESASWNGVIERLQSHGVTAVAVANPLRSLAGDAAYVRDVIASIDGPVVLVGHSYGGLVITEAAADSTAVIGLVYVSAFVPETGQSAFELSTSEPGSTLGEALAAYPVATGATSSQSGRRCSTTSSPPTSRQRSQRSWPPLSGRSPRLRSRTVCPHRTPHGRASRHGTCSAIRT
- a CDS encoding SDR family oxidoreductase produces the protein MRITVIGGTGLIGTKLVRALREAGHDVLAAARATGVNSYTGEGLSDALEGAEVLIDVSNSSYTDEAAAQEFFYVSTINLLSYGEAAGVKHHVALSVVGTDRLARAEGGYFVAKQEQERLIMASGRPYSLVHATQFFEFIRNITDHAVRTGAVRVADVLVQPMAADDVADAVARVSLGQARYATVEYGGPEIFSLTELAKIDLRSRKDDREVAPDPLGTYFGARLASRDLLPEATATIAPTRYHDWRLRRPLVDAVE
- a CDS encoding RNA polymerase sigma-70 factor, with translation MDDGKRARTSATDDGADLDDALAVFDAHRRHLFGIAYRMLSTVADAEDILQETWIRWQNTDRTSIQEPVAFLTTITTRLAINVLRSSHARRETYIGPWLPEPVNTEDDPALGAERAEALQFAILLTLERLTPTERAAYILREAFDYPYPRIAEVISSSVVNARQLVSRARAHLSSPRNTPVDTAAQRHLLEAFLTAAQKGDAQELEALFAADVVSYSDGNGARLAARIPVIGRSRVAKFVAAFASHFWTGKKIEWVHVNGQSAATLEEEGRITTLVTATTSSEGILQLLWVMSPEKLSRLNAVGA
- a CDS encoding DUF5655 domain-containing protein, whose translation is MDQEWTVEQYLTGKSAEVVALYDRFIEMAEECGPFVYAVNKSAITIKGERRGFAGVIPGDGHLRGYLDLPRTIESDPRIRRSAPYVSRLFVHYFRVTSLDEMDDTFAQWLAEAYEVGRGMHLAGPPLR
- a CDS encoding DUF1648 domain-containing protein, which codes for MTEHPADRQVTAVPAADLCRARRALVLVGLVAPVVITAIATGLILAWLPELPDPAATHWGVNGVDGFGAPATYVWLAVGLGLGLPLLMVLSTLGAARHQWGGAARLLGAMALGLSGFSAVINGGSVAIQRGLKDASEVGGIGGIVILGFVVLLGLGAVGWFVQPHVHPIPAAPLQPVHMASISAGERVVWMATATMSRVAMTVIGVVVLLVVGVTAVLVVQAAEAAWIPLLTLLIIGFAFASSASFRVKAGPDGLSVRSQIGWPRTQVPLDEIVAARAVECHPFGEFGSFGWRLGLDGRTGIVLRTGPAIEVERRDKRPLVVTVDGAEVGAAVLQAYLARAEGAASQSLTDREGEGA
- a CDS encoding SDR family oxidoreductase; the encoded protein is MRIVVAGGTGQVGRMVVEELQRRAQAVVVASPSTGVDATTGKGLDAALEYADAVVDATNTPDLSGAAARRFFEDSTSHLLDAEARAGVRHHIVLSIVGADRVTDDGYFAAKGAQEDLVKAGSTGFSIVRATQFYDFARRIAEWNTKEDTVHLPSKHVQPIAASDVAGALAELALGHPLNDAFDFAGPERMALPEFVRRVLRRDHDPRYVVDDDATAPVGFNISGDLLLPREPMRVAATTLESWVHDQGRRALVGAR
- a CDS encoding GntR family transcriptional regulator, whose amino-acid sequence is MLIRIDPESSRPLFEQIAASVRGEVLAGRLRPGDRLPAAREVADAIDVNVHTVLRAYQELRAEGLVDLRRGRGAVVAATAEPLAELADDITDLVRRGALLGLTPATIAALIKETTP
- a CDS encoding DUF4442 domain-containing protein, yielding MRITPRRLAVGMSLWIPNLFSGIRVRRFADDWTHATVELHVNLFTRNYVKTAFGGSMSAMTDPYFFMLVMHQLGRDHVVWDTRGEIEFLKPGRGVLTAEFSVTREKAEELRERARGGAKVLEWFETAITDSDGDVVARVRREVYVREKKRVTAARG